GGCTCCGCCCGCCTTCAAAGCTTCCCGCCAGGCCGCTCCCGGGAGCTTCCGGCAGCGGACGCGAGCGGGCCCCGTCCCGCCTCCTGGAGGACAGCTCCCCCCACCCTCCAGGGAAGCGTTAGAGTGACGATACCTTGCCGGCCATCCCCCCTCCCCCACCACCTTCCACCAAGACCGTGGAAATCCCCTCGCGTCGCTTCGGGCGCTACGTGCTCCGCTCGCGGCTGGGCTCGGGAGGCATGGCGGAGGTGTTCCTCGCGGAGGCGCGGGACGAGAAGGGCAGCCCCTTCAAGGTGGCGCTGAAGCTGATGCGCAAGGACGTCAGCGCGGAGGCCTTCGCCGACGAGGCGGACCTGATGGGCCTGCTGGAGCACCCGAACCTGGTGAGCCGGCTGGAGATTGGCGAGGCCTTCGGGCGCTACTTCATCGCCATGGAGTTCCTGGTCGGTGGAGACCTGGAAGGGCTGCTCCGGGTGCACCACCAGCAGGGGCGCGACATCCCGGTGGCGATGGGCGTCCACGTGTGCATCGAGGCGCTGAGGGCGCTGGCGTACTTCCACCAGGCGCGCACGCGCAGTGGCCGGCCGCTGGAGCTCGTCCACGGGGACGTGAACCCCTCCAACATCTTCTTCTCCGGGCAGTGCGAGGTGAAGCTCGGTGACTTCGGCGTGGCCAAGGCGCGCGGGCTGGACCTGGGGCCGGAGGACGGGGTGACGGCGGGCAAGCTGCACTACCTGTCGCCGGAGCAGACGCGCGGGGACACGGTGACGCAGGCGTCGGATCTCTTCTCGCTGGGCATCGTCCTGCACGAGCTGGTGCTGGGTGCCCACCCCTTCGAGCGCGGCAGCGACGACCCGGACGTGGTGATGGCGGCCATCCAGGCGGCGAAGCTGAACCTGCCGGACACGTTGGACCGGAGGCTCGCGGCGGTGATCCGCAAGGCGCTGGCACCGGACGTGAATCAGCGCTACCGCACGGCGGGAGAGTTCGCTGGAGCACTCTTCACCTGGGCGTTGGACACCGGACAACCCTTCAGCGCGCGCGAGGTACAGAGCGCGATGCAACAGGCCCTCTCTCTCGCACTCTGGGAGCGGGAGAAGGGCCGCCCGTAGTCGGACGGAGCAGATCCTTTTGACAGCGTCCGAACCCGCCCATAGGTTGGCGCGCGTCGCTGGTGCCCGGGCAAGTGCCTGGGCTTGAAAGGGAATCCGGTGTGAATCCGGAGCTGCCCCCGCAGCGGTAAGCGAGAACGAATCCGCCCACACGCACTGGCCGGGAGGCTGGGAAGCGGACGGTATTAGGAACCGGCGTCAGCCGAGTGCTCGCGAGCCCGAAGACCTGCCAGCACCTGCCTCTGGGAGAAATCCAGCGGCAGCTCGACCTGGAAGCCTCGTGGGGAGGCGGGAGGTCCGAGCGCCGCGGGTTCATTCCGTGGCGGTCCCGGCCTGTCTCTTCTCCTCGTGTCTTCGGGTTCACGTGGTCGCGAACGCAGCTCGCGGCCCAGACAGTGCGCGAGGAGCAGCATGCTGAACGGAAGCCACATCCCGGGACGCGAGCAGGGCGCGCCGCCCCTGCCCGCCCATCTCACCTCCGAGACGACCCCCACGCCCCCCACCACCATGCGGGTGCGCAAGCGCAATGGAACGCTCGAGGTCGCGGACCTGAACAAGATCGTCCGAGCGATCAGCCGGTGTTGCGACGGGCTGCGCCAGGTGGACGCCATCCGCATGGCGACGAAGACGATCGCTGGCCTCTACGACGGCGCCTCGACGAAGGAGTTGGATCAGCTCTCCATCCAGACCGCCGCCTCGCTGACGCTGGAGGAGCCCGAGTACGCGAAGCTCGCGGCGCGGCTGCTCGCGACGTACATCGACAAGGAGGTCTCCGGGCAGGAGATCCACTCCTTCTCGCAGTCCATCGCCGCGGGCCACCGGCTCGGGCTGGTGAACGAGCGCGTGGCCGGGCTCGTCTCGGCGAACAGCCGCAAGCTGAACGACGCGATCGACCCCTCGCGCAACCGCCTCTTCGAGTACTTCGGGCTGCGCACGGTCTACGACCGCTACCTGCTCAAGCACCCCCAGACGCGCGAGGTGCTCGAGACGCCCCAGCACTTCTTCATGCGCATCGCGGTGGCGCTCGGGGACACCATCGCCGACGTGCTCGAGCTCTACCGGCTCTTCTCGATGCTGGAGTACGTGCCGAGCTCCCCCACCCTCTTCAACTCCGGCACGCGCCACGAGCAGCTCTCGTCCTGCTTCCTGCTGGACTCGCCCGAGGACGAGCTGGCGAGCATCTACCAGCGCTACATGGACGTGGCGATGCTCTCGAAGTTCTCGGGGGGCATCGGGCTGGCGTACCACCGGATCCGCTCGCGCGGCTCGCTCATCGAGAGCACCAACGGGCACAGCAACGGCATCGTGCCGTGGCTGAAGACGCTGGATGCGTCGGTGGCCGCGGTGAACCAGGGCGGGAAGCGCAAGGGCGCCTGCTGCGTGTACCTGGAGACCTGGCACGCGGACCTGGAGGAGTTCCTCGAGCTGCGCGACAACACCGGCGACGAGGCCCGGCGCACGCACAACCTGAACCTCGCCAACTGGATCCCCGACCTCTTCATGAAGCGCGTCGAGGCTGATGGGAACTGGTCCCTCTTCGACCCGAAGGCGGTGCCGCACCTCACGGACCTGTACGGCGAGGCGTTCGAGCGCGCCTATGAGAAGGCCGAGGCGCAGGGACTCGCGCACAAGACGGTGAAGGCCCGCGAGCTCTACGGGCGCATGATGCGGACGCTCGCGCAGACCGGGAACGGCTGGATGACGTTCAAGGACAAGTCGAACCGGGCCTGCAACCAGACGGCGCTGCCGGGCCGCGTCGTCCACCTCTCGAACCTCTGCACGGAGATTCTCGAGGTGACCTCACGGGACGAGACCGCCGTCTGCAACCTCGGCTCCATCAACCTCGCGCGGCACACGCTGGCGAACGACGCCGGTGGCGTGGCCTTCGACTGGGACAAGCTCGCGAGGACGGTGCGCTCCGCGGTGCGCCAGTTGGATCGGGTGATCGACCTCAACTACTACCCCATCGACTCGGCGAAGGGCTCGAACCAGCGCTGGCGCCCGGTGGGGCTCGGCCTGATGGGCCTGCAGGACGTGTTCTTCCAGATGCGCCTGCCCTTCGACAGCCCCGAGGCGCGCACGCTCTCGCGGAGGATCTCCGAGGACATCTACTTCCACGCCCTGTCCGCCTCGGCGGAGCTCGCGGCCGAGCGCGGTGCCCATCCGAGCTTCCAGGAGACGCGCGCGGCGCGCGGCGAGCTCCAGTTCGACGCGTGGGGAGTGATGCCCGAGGACCCCACGCGGTGGGAGGCGCTGCGCGCCCGTATCAAGTCCGTGGGGCTGCGCAACTCGCTGCTCATCGCCATCGCGCCGACGGCGACCATCGCGTCCATCGCGGGCTGCTACGAGTGCATCGAGCCGCAGATCTCCAACCTCTTCAAGCGGGAGACGCTCTCGGGCGACTTCCTCCAGGTCAACCGCTACCTGGTGGAGGAGCTGAAGTCCCTGGGGCTGTGGAACGAGGACATGCGCTCGCGCATCAAGCTGGCGGAGGGCTCCATCCAGTCGCTCGGGGAGATTCCCGCCAACGTGCGCGCCATCTACCGCACCGCGTGGGAGCTGCCGATGCGCTCGCTCATCGACATGGCGGCGGACCGGGGCGCCTTCATCGACCAGAGCCAGTCGCTCAACCTGTTCATCGAGTCGCCGAACATCGGGCAGCTGAGCTCCATGTACATGTACGCCTGGAAGAAGGGGCTGAAGACGACCTACTACCTGCGCTCGCGTCCGGCGACGCGCATCGCGAAGGCCACCGTCGACGTGTCCCGGAATGGCACGGCGCACCCCGAGGCCGGTGGTAGCGCGCCCGCTCAGGCGGCCCCCAGGCCCACGGAGGAGCAGGCCATCGCCTGCTCGCTGGAGAACCCCGAGAGCTGCGAGGCCTGCCAATGAGCGCCGTGACGCCCCTGGTGCGCTCCAACGCGACGCCGAAGACGGGTGCGCGCCTGTTGGATCCGGGCCTGAACCTGACGCTGCGGCCGATGCAGTACCCGGCCTTCTTCGAGATGTACCGCAACGCCATCAAGAACACCTGGACGGTGGAGGAGGTGGACTTCTCGACGGACGTGGGCGACCTGCGCTCGAAGATGACGGCGGCGGACCGGCACCTCATCCAGCGCTTGGTGGCATTCTTCGCGACGGGCGACTCCATCGTGGCGAACAACCTCGTGCTGAACCTCTACAAGCACGTGAACTCGCCCGAGGCGCGCATGTACCTGTCGCGGCAGCTCTACGAGGAGGCGCTGCACGTGCAGTTCTACCTCACGCTGCTCGACACGTACGTGCCGGACCCGGCCGAGCGCGCGAAGGCCTTCGCGGCCATCGACAACATCCCGAGCATCCGGGAGAAGGCCGCGTTCTGCTTCAAGTGGATGGACTCCATTGACGAGCTGGAGCGCTTGGAGACGCGGGAGCACCGGCGGCGCTTCCTGCTGAATCTCATCTGCTTCGCGGCCTGCATCGAGGGGCTCTTCTTCTTCGCGGCGTTCGCGTACGTGTACTTCCTGCGCTCGCGGGGGCTGCTGCACGGGCTGGCGGCGGGGACCAACTGGGTCTTCCGCGACGAGAGCGCGCACATGGCCTTCGCCTTCGAGGTGGTGAAGACGGTGCGCCGCGAGGAGCCGGACCTCTTCGACGCGGAGCTGGAGCGGCAAGTGGCCACCATGCTCGACGAGGCGGTGACGTGCGAGCTGCGGTTCGCCGAGGACCTGCTGGGGC
This is a stretch of genomic DNA from Archangium violaceum. It encodes these proteins:
- a CDS encoding serine/threonine-protein kinase; this encodes MEIPSRRFGRYVLRSRLGSGGMAEVFLAEARDEKGSPFKVALKLMRKDVSAEAFADEADLMGLLEHPNLVSRLEIGEAFGRYFIAMEFLVGGDLEGLLRVHHQQGRDIPVAMGVHVCIEALRALAYFHQARTRSGRPLELVHGDVNPSNIFFSGQCEVKLGDFGVAKARGLDLGPEDGVTAGKLHYLSPEQTRGDTVTQASDLFSLGIVLHELVLGAHPFERGSDDPDVVMAAIQAAKLNLPDTLDRRLAAVIRKALAPDVNQRYRTAGEFAGALFTWALDTGQPFSAREVQSAMQQALSLALWEREKGRP
- a CDS encoding ribonucleoside-diphosphate reductase subunit alpha, whose protein sequence is MLNGSHIPGREQGAPPLPAHLTSETTPTPPTTMRVRKRNGTLEVADLNKIVRAISRCCDGLRQVDAIRMATKTIAGLYDGASTKELDQLSIQTAASLTLEEPEYAKLAARLLATYIDKEVSGQEIHSFSQSIAAGHRLGLVNERVAGLVSANSRKLNDAIDPSRNRLFEYFGLRTVYDRYLLKHPQTREVLETPQHFFMRIAVALGDTIADVLELYRLFSMLEYVPSSPTLFNSGTRHEQLSSCFLLDSPEDELASIYQRYMDVAMLSKFSGGIGLAYHRIRSRGSLIESTNGHSNGIVPWLKTLDASVAAVNQGGKRKGACCVYLETWHADLEEFLELRDNTGDEARRTHNLNLANWIPDLFMKRVEADGNWSLFDPKAVPHLTDLYGEAFERAYEKAEAQGLAHKTVKARELYGRMMRTLAQTGNGWMTFKDKSNRACNQTALPGRVVHLSNLCTEILEVTSRDETAVCNLGSINLARHTLANDAGGVAFDWDKLARTVRSAVRQLDRVIDLNYYPIDSAKGSNQRWRPVGLGLMGLQDVFFQMRLPFDSPEARTLSRRISEDIYFHALSASAELAAERGAHPSFQETRAARGELQFDAWGVMPEDPTRWEALRARIKSVGLRNSLLIAIAPTATIASIAGCYECIEPQISNLFKRETLSGDFLQVNRYLVEELKSLGLWNEDMRSRIKLAEGSIQSLGEIPANVRAIYRTAWELPMRSLIDMAADRGAFIDQSQSLNLFIESPNIGQLSSMYMYAWKKGLKTTYYLRSRPATRIAKATVDVSRNGTAHPEAGGSAPAQAAPRPTEEQAIACSLENPESCEACQ
- a CDS encoding ribonucleotide-diphosphate reductase subunit beta — encoded protein: MSAVTPLVRSNATPKTGARLLDPGLNLTLRPMQYPAFFEMYRNAIKNTWTVEEVDFSTDVGDLRSKMTAADRHLIQRLVAFFATGDSIVANNLVLNLYKHVNSPEARMYLSRQLYEEALHVQFYLTLLDTYVPDPAERAKAFAAIDNIPSIREKAAFCFKWMDSIDELERLETREHRRRFLLNLICFAACIEGLFFFAAFAYVYFLRSRGLLHGLAAGTNWVFRDESAHMAFAFEVVKTVRREEPDLFDAELERQVATMLDEAVTCELRFAEDLLGLGVAGLSVREMRQYLEYVADQRLAMLELPKRYGAKNPFGFMDLQDVQELANFFERRVSAYQVGVAGEVTFDANF